The region TTAACATGAAAAAATTACTAAATCACTGCCAACATGAATGTTTAATGTGACCCCTATATGCAAAACATTTGATCTCCATTTGTGAAAGATGGAAATGAAGACGTCCCGTGCACCATTATCATCTCCTTCGTCATCCTCATCATCCCCACATTGTCCTCGTCATAATCAAGCAATGAGTGAAAGCAAGCACAGAGCGCCACAATCACATTGAAGCATGTTTATTGAAATGAAATCTGCTTTTTaacttgattttaaaaaaaacaacaacaaataaagaATGATACAAACATTGTATGTACATGAAGTTTAAGCAGAGAACAAGAAGAGGAAGAACACTGGTGTAAATCATTTCAACTGAgtgcaaagtgtgtgtgtgtgtatatttatgtGTGTTGTGCGTCTTTGGTTTGCCTGTGCATGTGTCGTCAACACAAACAGCAGATGAGGATCATACAGTGAAACACACACGTAATATAGCGTTCTGTGTTTACAGGGTGTGACGGTAAAGAAACGAGACTACGATTTAATGCGAACGGGCTAACTCCGATTTCACAGCCTTGTGGCACATCTGGCAACTATTATACAAAGTTTTGCCATATTTTGTTACTCAAGATTATTTTTCAGGCTTTTACTTGAAATGCAAATGACCTTGAAAGGTCAGTTTGATTTGATCTTGTGGAAACCAGCCACTGAGCTTTTGATGTAATTGGCAGCTTGTATCCATGAGACTGGAAGACTCACAGAAAGGCATACAAGTAAAATTAAATAAGGTCAATTAAAGTTCACCTGTAAACGTTCTCGTGCATTTTAGGCTCAACCAGAAATCTCACCTGAAAGGGCCAAAACCTTGAcctttgaacattttttttctattattatcTCGACCTGGGATTGTCCGTTATTGTTGTTACACTACTTTTGACAGCCAGTCGTGGACATGAAGCCAAGAACAACgtctcactcacacacagacacaccgaGGACATTAAATAGAACAAGGCACCGTGGGTAAAAAAAGAAGGCCAACATTACCCACCGAGAGTCTGTGCAAACTTTTTGTCTTTTCGGGAGCTTGACTGATTCTGACAACCATCAACAGAAGGACCTTACtaactttttaaaaatgtcttctACGAAAACATACTGGACGGGTCCAAAACCAATAGAAATCTCTCCACgatacaaaaacaaactcaaaaacaaaagaaaattaaagTGAGGGTTTCACAGTGGTGCTTTGTCAAATAGACGCTGAACCGGGATGTCGTCTGCGTGAGAAGTCGACACTCGCAAGGATATGCTGGCAAAAGCTCCTTCAATGAAcgcaaaagtgaaaataaacaagaCAGCAAAGTAAGGCTAGACCCTCGTCAAGTTTTAAATGCCCCTTTCTGTtgtttaagcaacaaaatgtcTCAGTGGGGTTCACTTATATGGTCTGTTCCGCATCCTTCATGATGTCCATGTGGAGGGTGAAATCAAAAAATGAAGGGAAACCAAAGCaaacgtaaaaaaaagaaaaaaatgaagatgAACGTGGTGGCAAGGGGAATCTAGGTTCGGTGAGTGCAACTTTGGTCTACGTACTTTCCCCGGGCCAAACTACCACACCCCGTCGGTCCAATAGATGTCCCGCTGGTACATGGGCGCATTTGCGTAGTGGCCTACCTGTTTGCTGCTGTATTTGGGCGGGTTGGCCTTGTAGCTGTAATCCGAGTATTGGTCGGAGCCTGTGGAGTTGTTGTCACCCGTGCCCACGAAGGTGTTAGTAGCAGGGAGGTCCTGCACCGCCTGGTGCTTCTTGGAGGCAGAGGGCGACTGCGGCTGAAGTTGGATAGATGGCAGCGGCGAGTTAGAGCGATAGTGGCGCCCCAGATCGGGGCTACCCGGCGGGTAGTTGAGGGGCAGATGTATCCGGGGGCTGTCGCTTACGGCTTCGTTGATGAGGTTGAACTTGAGGCCCTTCTGGAGGCTGGCCTCTTCATCCTCTTCCAGAGGTTTGGCCGGTTTGGGAGCTTTGCCTTTCTTGCTCTTTTTCCCCTTGGAGTTTTTGGGTCCCTGCTTGGGGGCATACAGGTCTTTGCTCTCTTTCTTTCCCGCTTGGTAGCCGCTCTTTGCGTCCTTCTGGAGCCTGTGCCTGATGACCACCACGGCCACAATGACCATGATAACACCGGCGATTCCAGCCAGGCTTCCATACAGGATGTTACTACGCTGTGCCAGGGCATAGTTGGGGTCCCCTGCGATGTCTCGGTCCAGGGGGGTGTACAAACTGTGCCCCACCAGAGCCTCAACCAGTGACATATTGCCCTTGGTGTCATTGACAAAGACATGTACCAGCGCGGTTGTGTGACGGCGCGGCTTGCCTTTGTCCCGAACCTGAACCACCAGCCGATGCAGCCCGTTGTGCTTGCCGGTGAATTTCTGCGCCAATGTGATCTCTCCCGTGGTGGGCGAAATATGGAAGAGTCCATAGGGGTTACCCCCAGTGATGGTGTAGTCCAGCTCAGCATTAGGTCCGGAATCAAAGTCCTCAGCATCCACTACCGCCACGAGGGTCTCCAATGGGGTGACAGGGCTCAGGTATGTGTAGGATGAGTTGGCAGGTGTGGTGACATAAGGGGCATTGTCGTTGTCGTCCAGTACATTGATGGTGACGCCCACATAGGAGGAGCGAGGGGGGTCACCGGCGTCCACCGCCTTTAATTGGAAGGTGTAGATGCTTTCCTTCTCTCGATCGAAGGAGATGCTGGACAAAATGTTTCCAGTGCCATTCTGGATGATAAACTTGCCATTGTCGGGCTCAACAAACAGCTTTACTCTGGCATTGTCGCCCTTGTCAATGTCTGTAACGGTGACCACCCCCACGGGGTTGAGTGGTGGCATGTTCTCGATGACGGAGAAGCTATAACCGCTCAGCATGAATTTAGGGTCATTGTCGTTCCGGTCCAGGACGTTAATTATCACTGTTGCTGTGCCAGTTTTGCTCGGGACGCCTTTGTCAGCTGCCGCCACACGAAACTCGTAGCGCTCTATCTCCTCACGATCCAACAGGTTCTTTACTCGAATCTGGCCGCTACTGGCGTCAATTTCAAAGAGAGTGGTGGATGAGCGCTCCACAATGCTGTAGACCAGCTCAGCATTACTGCCACTGTCAGCATCAGCGGCCAGCACCTGTAGCACCTTGTCACCAGGCTGGTTCCCTTCAGCAAAGTCAACTTCCACAATGGCTGGGGAGAAGATGGGTGTGTTGTCATTCATGTCAGTGACCTGCACTTTTAGGGAGTTGGTGCTAGACAGAGCGGGGTTGCCGGAATCCACTGCCACAATCTCAATCCTGTAATCCTTCACTCGCTCGTAATCCAGCAGCGTGGTGGTTTGCAGGAAGTATTTCCTTTTACGGTCATTGCTGGACTCACCCAAAGGCTGTAACTGGAATGGGACATCGCCGGCTACCACACATGTCACCACCGCATTCTCCCCCTCGTCACGGTCCGACACTTGGACCAACGCCACAGCGGTGCCCACCGGCATGTCCTCTGAGATGTTGGCGATTCCATCCTGGTGAGTTACTAGGCCAATGCCGCGGATCTCGATAGTGGGAGCATTGTCATTCTGGTCCCGGACCTTGACGGTCACCAGGACTTTGGAGCTCTTAGAGTTCGGCCCACGGTCTTTGGCCACAACGAAGAACTTGAGAATGTTCTCCTCCTCACGGTCCACCATGCCTTTGACATAGATGATTCCTGTGGAACGGTCGATGCGCAGAAGTCTCTGGACTGCCTCGGACATCTGGTGCAGGCTGTAGTCGATCTCGCCATTGGTGCCCGTGTCAGCATCGTTGGCGCGGACCTGAAAAGACAGACAACATGCGTTTACCCTTTCAAGGCTCACCACTTGAGTCCCAAATGACAGAACCATGAAAACATTTGAAGACATTACCAAATAAGTAGTATAATAACCTCTAACCAATTACCCAACCCATAAACCATGACAGCTAATTTATTAACCTTCACCGTATCCATAACTCCACTCCTAACCCTGCTCTTTAGCCTAGCCCATCAACCTTTACTTGGAATTCTAACCCACTAAAGTTTAccgttaaccctaaccctagactCGACCTCTAACCTAATTTATTAAACCTAACCATGCACCTACACAAATATCATCCCTACACCATTAACTCTAAACATAAACCCAAACCCTTTTCTTACTCTCTCGTTAATCTCCAGATGTAGCCAATCCCATAATCCCTCagatctaaccctaaccctaaacccttaACACCTAAGCTTCGGTTGAAGCCCTAGCCCACCAACTAACCCAAAGAGTAACCTATTAACCCCCTATTTTAACCCCAATTCTAAATCTGACCCCCAACCTAACCTACTAACCCTACATATAAACCAATTTTATCCTAATCCACCAAACTCGCACGAATAAATAACCTTAAACTCTGACCATAACGATCAAGCAATTTCCAACAGACCATTTTACTGGACATGTTTGTTCAACTAAAAAGTCCAACAGACTTTCCTGACACCAGACGCATTAGTCAGATTATTTTCCGTCTTACTCCCTCGCAAAAAGTTATAAAGAGAGACAGCGACTAGCTAAGTTACCGCTAAAAATATTTCCCCTCCGTCCAGCTGGAAGCTAGAATCATTGAGACAGGCGGCGGCTCATTGCCCTTTAACGGACACAAATGAATGTTAATGTTCTTCTTCTTAATAGGACAAAAGCACAGCCTCCACTTGGGAACATTAGCAGCGGGAAGGGAGGACCCATCATAGCCGCTTGTGATACGCATTCACTCAGCCAAATAAAGCAAGTTTGATTAGGAAAACAAGAGCTGCTCTGAATGTCCAATTGTCCTGGCACATATCGTTCATTCATCTTTGGAGATCATTAGAAGGATTGTGTTTGTCTTTTTAATACTTTCTTTTCGTGGAAAATAATAAGATGGCTACATGAGTGCACACTAATGTTAATTTTAGAACAATACCCTACACCTGTCAGGATGAATAAAAGTCTTAATCAGACTTTTGACATGGGGGAACAAATGCTATTTTTTCAACTAAGAATTTTTAAACAGGGTCAGTGTACAAACAACTCAAGGAAGTGCACTTTGATTCTTGGCATAAGGGAGCGTTATGACGGGAGTTATTCCCTTAAAAGGTTCTTCACCTTCCAAACATGTTTTCGTTCTACCCTAAGTGACAAATCCACCTAAAGCCTAACCCCAAACTATAATACACACAaatgcacgtacacacacgagCCTCAATAAATATTTACTGGAAAGCAGTACTTGATACAGACATGCTCAGAAATTCACCTTGGCAAGTGAGACACTCTTACATCATTGTAGCAACACAGTATGTCTCTTTTCTTCATTCTGGGGTCTGCCATCCTCAAAAAGGATTGAAACATTATACAAATGTTATGCAGCTGAGAAAGGCCCAAGTTGGCAGCGCAAATCATATGAGTGGGGTGAACGGTTGAGACACCCACTTTCTTGACCTACACTAAAACCCTCACGGAACCTAAGCCCAACCCTAAACTCGGGCCATTAGCCATAAACCTTGATCCTAACCTTGACCCCTTAATGTCTACCACTACTAAACCTCCTCATCTTGAGCAACCATTAAGCCTACCCCACTAATCTTATCCCTAACCACAAACACTCTTACTTAAAAGTTGAATGAAAACAAGTATGATTGAATGTCCAAGAGTTGTATTGGCACGTACTGTTAAGTTCAGCTCATCTTTAACTTTGGAGCTCAAACTGGAAGACGTTAGTGTGTCTTTTCTTTCTATTccatgttaataaaaaaaaatgattaattcAGCAGCCGTGTTCTCTTTTTAAAGCAACGTCAGGGTGTGAAAGGTTGCTTCGCTCCGCAGAATCCTTGAGGCATTTGTAAGAGCAAGACGGGAGGTTCATCCGACCTCCTAATCAAAATCTTCTTTGCCCCTTGCCGAGTGAAATCCGACAGTCGGAAGCTGCTGATTCCAGTCGCCAGCGGTTAACGCTGAAGAAAAGATCATTTCTCCTGCCCATTGATTTGCTTTCCAGGCGGGAAGGCTTTAAAGAGCGCCGCGTTTCGCCGAGCGGCCTGTAAATTATTGACAGCTTGGGGCAGGATTGCCTATCGAGCCGACGAGCAAACGGCCGACAGAAGTGCCGTTTGTCTTCCACGCTAACAATTAACCAACGTGACCCGCTCTGACGCTTTagctcacatttctttttgtagTCGATTGTCTTCGCTTGACCACTAATAAGGCAACTTGACTTTTTACGTACGCGATTCAACGTCCTGTTACCGGGATTTAGAGATTGCGAGTCGTCCGTCTTGTATTGATTGTTAGAGAAAAGATGCAGCGGACCTTATCTAAAAACCTCCCATGTCAAATGACTACGACAAGATTAGTGTTGAAAAGGACAACCGCAACTAAGGATCAGAAAATGTCAATGCCTGTAAACAATCAATCATTTGAAGGTGCTTAAAAGTCACAATATGTTCTGGATTAAAAAGCACACAAGTAACAAAGAGTGAGTTCAATTGTGACTTGTCCTGTTGATCAAGAAAGAGAGAATGCCAAGGGGTTGTTTAAGTAACGTAAACTCTAAGAAGATATATGGATTGCATATACAGAGTAGGCAAAAAGTGTGTCGCCAATTCATAGTCTTGTTTTTGTGTCAAACTGTATTCCTTtacatttcttttcaaataaagCTTGCTACCTCAACATTAAAATCCATCTAAAGATAGGTGGATTCATTAAACCATTAATTGAATCATATCATAAAATCTACAATCAGATGCATACTTCCATATCTGAAATTAAGATTCAAAATGGTTTGTCATGGAAATGAAACTTTGGGGGGAGGTATTAATTAAGGTTgggttgtatatatttttttttaatcaacatgTTTCACATTTAGCCGCATTCATTTGAAAAGGTGTTACGTGACAAGCATCACCTTCAATAATAGCAATAGATAATCACTGATTGGCTAGTGACCGCTCAGAGTGACGAGGTTTGTTGCAGAATCGGCTagacagaaataaaaaataaaaaaaagcccttCCCAGAAGCCGCAGTTAATGTTTGACTGAGATCGACATGCCAACAATCGCCTCTTTCACTAGCGCTACGTCACATGCTAACAAGGCTACCTTATGGGTGACTCACATGGAATTTATCACCTTGGCAAATCCTGACTGTCGCAAGTCTGTGACAGTGTGGAAGATAAAACGGGTATGTTCAGTGGCAGAAGTCCAACTTGGGAAGCAGGGACTACTTCCGACCAAAATTATTGACAGGTAAAATTACAGTCCGACCACTCTGCGGTGTAAAAAATGCTCTTGTACACCAATTTTGCAGAATCTATAGCCCAAGATGGCTGTGTGAAATCACAATCATTTCTTTGGCTCTTCTGTGTTGCAAGGAGTTTTACTACAATATTTTACGCCAGACCTTGTCACACATCTAAAAACCCTTTCACGCTGCCCATAAAAGGAAGCTTTTCCCCATGTTTCTGCGTGAAACATACCGGCACGGAATGGGAAACAAAGATGTCTGACGCCATttttatgtcacacttgctaccACACGGGAATATGTGTTACTGTGCAAAAGAACGAACGTGAACAAAGTCAGCGACAGGGACCTTGATTAGACTCTTCCAGGGCCACAATCATCCTCCCCAGCTACCCGACGTCTACATTTTGCCCGTGGTAAGTCTTGAAAGATCGTGAAAAACATGAGGGACTAGATCAGCATGTGCGAGGCCTGGAAGGAATGCACAGCATTCGTGGTAAACCGCAAGCTGAACCGTTGTGCACCTTTGAGTCTTTGGGACTCAGCAGCCCTATCTTCCCACAGTACCGTGGGAGACCGTGACAAAACTTCACTTTTTGTACTCTACTTTTTTGATTCTACTGACCTGCAGCACCGAGTGTCCCAGCGGGCTGTTCTCCGCCAGCTCAGCATCGTAGTGACTCCTCTCAAACGTTGGCGCATTGTCGTTCTGGTCGGTGACGACCACCCTCAGCAGGGCGCTGCTGGCCCTGGGCGGCCGCCCACCGTCCACCACGCGAATGTTTAGGTCGTACGAGTCCTTCTTCTCACGGTCCAGGTTCCCCTTAACAACCAGCTGGGGCACCTTCTCGTCCGTGTCCACCGCCACCTGCAGTCCAAAGAGCTGTTCGGCGTCGGGTCCCGTGCTCAGGTAGTATTCGGCCACGCCGTTACTAGCGGCATCACGATCGGTCGCCATGGGGATGGAGAAAAGAGCCCCCACGTGGGTGTTCTCAGGAATAGACAGGGTGAGAATGGGTGAGGAGAACTGGGGCGTGTTGTCGTTGGAGTCCAGAACCTCGATGCGGCCCTCGATGAGGCGAGGCCCTGATCCGATGCCTTTGACCATGTCCGTGATGGACACCTCGAACTC is a window of Syngnathus typhle isolate RoL2023-S1 ecotype Sweden linkage group LG1, RoL_Styp_1.0, whole genome shotgun sequence DNA encoding:
- the LOC133154115 gene encoding protocadherin-1-like — protein: MAAPRQHFLLCLAAALLSWCNATPTDILYRVLEEQPPNTLVGSLASDQGLPDSGHLYKLEVGSPYLRVDGKTGDIYTTEISIDRETLRDCRNLFDDDKCYLEFEVSITDMVKGIGSGPRLIEGRIEVLDSNDNTPQFSSPILTLSIPENTHVGALFSIPMATDRDAASNGVAEYYLSTGPDAEQLFGLQVAVDTDEKVPQLVVKGNLDREKKDSYDLNIRVVDGGRPPRASSALLRVVVTDQNDNAPTFERSHYDAELAENSPLGHSVLQVRANDADTGTNGEIDYSLHQMSEAVQRLLRIDRSTGIIYVKGMVDREEENILKFFVVAKDRGPNSKSSKVLVTVKVRDQNDNAPTIEIRGIGLVTHQDGIANISEDMPVGTAVALVQVSDRDEGENAVVTCVVAGDVPFQLQPLGESSNDRKRKYFLQTTTLLDYERVKDYRIEIVAVDSGNPALSSTNSLKVQVTDMNDNTPIFSPAIVEVDFAEGNQPGDKVLQVLAADADSGSNAELVYSIVERSSTTLFEIDASSGQIRVKNLLDREEIERYEFRVAAADKGVPSKTGTATVIINVLDRNDNDPKFMLSGYSFSVIENMPPLNPVGVVTVTDIDKGDNARVKLFVEPDNGKFIIQNGTGNILSSISFDREKESIYTFQLKAVDAGDPPRSSYVGVTINVLDDNDNAPYVTTPANSSYTYLSPVTPLETLVAVVDAEDFDSGPNAELDYTITGGNPYGLFHISPTTGEITLAQKFTGKHNGLHRLVVQVRDKGKPRRHTTALVHVFVNDTKGNMSLVEALVGHSLYTPLDRDIAGDPNYALAQRSNILYGSLAGIAGVIMVIVAVVVIRHRLQKDAKSGYQAGKKESKDLYAPKQGPKNSKGKKSKKGKAPKPAKPLEEDEEASLQKGLKFNLINEAVSDSPRIHLPLNYPPGSPDLGRHYRSNSPLPSIQLQPQSPSASKKHQAVQDLPATNTFVGTGDNNSTGSDQYSDYSYKANPPKYSSKQLPHRRVTFSTANQAQDLQDASQHSYYDSGLDESETPSSKSSSGPRIGPLALPEDHYERTTPDGSIGEMEHPENDLRPLPDVAMTGNCTRECTEFGHSDSCWMPGQPSPNRKVPKGAAVPPKLSTFVPYQEMDATHDPPPPVANGSPKPIPVEERGVGGGRVANMRFMTPYSSAYPLGAAGQTPAKDCGLEEIPLSQAVEFHSATTPTGHAGKREIYL